In Daphnia magna isolate NIES linkage group LG5, ASM2063170v1.1, whole genome shotgun sequence, the sequence CTAATAGACTTTTACTATTTATAGAGGATGGACAATTGAGTAACAGAGAATTTGTTGCAGTCATGAAGAACAGAATGATGCGTGGCCTCGAAAAACCCAAAGATACCGGCTTCATTAAGCTTATAGAATCTTCTATAAAATGCGCCAAACAAACCAAACCTGCCCTATTGGATTTTTAATACTTCTGCTTTTATCTGGCTTCCTATTTATTGCGCATTTTAGGGACGGCTTAAGTGTTCAAACCTCTTTCCAGTTGTTCCAACCGTTTTGGTCTTAATATCTCAACATTAATGATTGATGTTTACCTAAAACTAGTTACAGAATTCTTCCTATGGCGATTTGCCAAGAAACTCGAGAAACCGATTCAGTATAtaaaagttttttgtttttgttaacaGTTTTCGAATTTTTATGATGTTCTTTGATGAATAAAAATAGCAAAGCAACGCACCTTACACTCAGTATGCCTAGTGTGTGTTGATTTCTGTATAGAGAAATGAAGTGACagttttttagaatttttaattcttgttTAGTTTATTCATTCAATAAAATGCGTTTACATGTAATTTTGTTTGTAACACCCCGTAGAAATACACGACCATTACACTCGGAAAACAGACCACCGTACTATATAGTTCATTTACTCCGCAACAGCTAGAGAACATGAGGAACAggcaaaacacaacaaacaaacaaactgaCAACACCAAGTATCGTTCATTGTCTCCGTGTTCTAACCAACAAAAATCAATTTGAAGTTGCACGAACTACCACGAGTCCAAAATCTAGATATCAGGTACTCAAACTACTTATACAACCACTACTAAAGTGGTTTGAAATTTGAGAAGTGCGTCCCTAAAGAGAACTTTGGTTGAATGTTGTAAAAGCAATACAGCAAGATATCGGAATGCTCTTTCTTGACAGTTTAACAAAGAGATCAAATATGTTCTCCATGGCTGGTCATCGATGAGCGGGATTCTATAACAGTTTCGGTAGATTGTACTGCCCTGGCATAAACTTGATGCGACCTTTTAATATGCTGGTTTAATGTTTTTCGACGAGGATAAGCACGACCGCACAAATGACACTACAGTATCAAAAAATACATTCTAGTCGGCTTATTTTAACGTAAACGCGAGGGGTATCTTACCTGAAAACTTTGACCGCTATGACTTTCCATATGTTGACGTAAATCCGATCGGAAACAGCCACACACGTTGCAAATACCACTCCGCACCATAGGAGTGCCTACTGAAGATCAAACGGAGGTTTGAAGATGTAATTTTTCGTCTAACAAGGGAAAACCACCAAACTTACTTTCCGAGTCATGGAAGCTTTGCTCTCCATCTTCGTCGTCGCTATAACTATGAGAAGAGGTACCGGGCTCGTTATTTTTGTCTGCAAACATCCTATTTTCGTGCCTGAAATTCACGCGGAAATCATCGGGATTGGATGGCACCCTTGGCGAATTTTCCTATAAAGAATTACGAATCTGTTATAGAAAAAGCGACCGAGCAAAAACTAGCACTTTGGCGCGTTACTTGTTCATGAACTGATTTATCTGAACCGTCGCTGATTTCCGATGAAGGTGGAGATATTAATGCTTCTTTGGGTTTCAGGTAAATTTTATTAGGGTGCTTGGTATTGGTGGGATCCATGGCAGAGTAGGAAACTGCTTGGATGACAGGTTGGAAAGAAACCTCTGGTTCAAACTTTGGAAGGGATAAATCTGTTGGCTCCTCAAAGGAATGGTTTTGTTCTTTGGAGTCAACAGTGAAAGAGGGTTGAGTGACATCAGCAGAGAAATTTCTTCTCCTCTTGTGTGGAGGTATATGACTATCAGGATTTAGTATAAAATCCTCCTGGTATTGCTGAGCATTAGCAAGACCTCTGACTTTTAGGCTCTGTGCAGTTTTCAGGAATCCAGCCAACTTGCCCTGGCTAACAGTGACTTGGCCAGTGTACATGAACTAATATTCAATAGAAATTGATAATCCAACGGAATGATTTGTTGAAAAATGAATCATTACATCAATCAGAGCTTGAAGCTCCTCTGCCTTAACATCTCTTAGGATGACAATTGGATGAGAGTGAACTGTTTCTATGAAAAGTTCCTCAAAGTAGGGACTGCATGCAGAGAGGATGGCACGATGGACACGGAATGACTTGCCCTCACAGGACAGCGTGACATCTACAAGCGCCCCTCTTTTGAGCATGGATTCCAAAACCAAGCAAAGGTTACTTTCATGGTTGTTCCAACGTAAAGAAAATTCCTGGTCTTCTCTGTTCATCTTGATTGTCCAAATATATCCACAGCAAAATTGAACACCTTAAGTAAGTTGTGGTTTAGCTGTGGGAAAAAAGACcattatttgttttcaatccAAATAATTCTATTTTGGTACACAGGCATAACCCTAAATATGTTAAGCTAGTAGAGGCATGAAAAACCTATACATACAGAGGCTGCCAGAGAGAATTCACTCGTCTCTCACAAGGCAAAATACGTCAATCTTGCTTGTGGAGCCACTCGAATGTCGTCGTTCAACAGGTTGAAAGCCAGATACACAGTTTATCGATACTGCCACAGATGGCAGCCAGAAGGTTTGCAGTTTTTCCCTACTTCACAGCATTCACAGGCGACTGCTACAAACCAACGGaccgtttttaaatgaagacAGAGGCCAAGCCGAGTATCGAACAAGTGTTCTGAAACTGCAGTGCACTTTCAAATTCGACAAGTGTTTCTCGTTCGTGCGAATGAAAAGGTGATTGCTGGTCAGTGCAGTTAGTTGTTCCACACGCGTCAGACACACGACAGCAACTAACCAGCCTGATGTCTTTATTAGATTGTTTTGAAAGTGAAGCAGAATAGCAGCGAGTGCATCAGGGGTTAATAGCCCGTTGGGGTTTGACTCGAGAGGGCGGCGTGACTATTCCAGGTTCAGGTTGACAACCTGTTTTGgaacccaatttttttttaactctacGTCCGAGTGCTTATTGCCAATACTTGTTCTGGTCGTAAAGTTGGTCACCTTGATATATCTCGTTTCTTCGTCTCCTCCCATCTCATATTCATCCGTCGAGTTCTCTACCATCAGCATCGTCTGCCAGAGTTGTTCTACCGGTAAGAACGAATTAAATTctatgcgtttttttttttcgatgttCCTTTTTCCTCagtatttaaaacaaaaaaaaaatgtcgggAAGAATAGAGCGTGGTATGACTCCTTTTTTGGTCACGTGGACTTTCCCCCCTTCTCGTTCCAAACAGCTCGCGGCTAAACTAGAGAATATAATTCCTTTGCTTGAACAATTTTCAAAGACGTTTACTTCCATCTCAATTTACGAATTTCAGACAGCCGTTGTAACAATTtccactctctctctctctctttctcgcgCACGCGTAACTCTCTGTGAGGCCTTGGttaaaaaataggaaaaaaaagaaaacaaattgtgGGTCAAGAGGGAGAGTCTGTGCAGCTCCCACTTATCCCttatcacatttttctttttttgtttcgtcttTCATATTTGGGCATGGCAGTTATTTTGCCGCACCTTTTCttgtcatttatttttcattgccTTTATAATCCCCTAAAAAAAGTCAATGACATATCGTACCAAAGATTTCC encodes:
- the LOC116922949 gene encoding broad-complex core protein isoforms 1/2/3/4/5 isoform X1, yielding MNREDQEFSLRWNNHESNLCLVLESMLKRGALVDVTLSCEGKSFRVHRAILSACSPYFEELFIETVHSHPIVILRDVKAEELQALIDFMYTGQVTVSQGKLAGFLKTAQSLKVRGLANAQQYQEDFILNPDSHIPPHKRRRNFSADVTQPSFTVDSKEQNHSFEEPTDLSLPKFEPEVSFQPVIQAVSYSAMDPTNTKHPNKIYLKPKEALISPPSSEISDGSDKSVHEQENSPRVPSNPDDFRVNFRHENRMFADKNNEPGTSSHSYSDDEDGEQSFHDSEIGTPMVRSGICNVCGCFRSDLRQHMESHSGQSFQCHLCGRAYPRRKTLNQHIKRSHQVYARAVQSTETVIESRSSMTSHGEHI
- the LOC116922949 gene encoding broad-complex core protein isoforms 1/2/3/4/5 isoform X2, translated to MNREDQEFSLRWNNHESNLCLVLESMLKRGALVDVTLSCEGKSFRVHRAILSACSPYFEELFIETVHSHPIVILRDVKAEELQALIDFMYTGQVTVSQGKLAGFLKTAQSLKVRGLANAQQYQEDFILNPDSHIPPHKRRRNFSADVTQPSFTVDSKEQNHSFEEPTDLSLPKFEPEVSFQPVIQAVSYSAMDPTNTKHPNKIYLKPKEALISPPSSEISDGSDKSVHEQENSPRVPSNPDDFRVNFRHENRMFADKNNEPGTSSHSYSDDEDGEQSFHDSESTPMVRSGICNVCGCFRSDLRQHMESHSGQSFQCHLCGRAYPRRKTLNQHIKRSHQVYARAVQSTETVIESRSSMTSHGEHI